ATATGACAAGATGGGAACTAACATCTAGATAAAAAGATTGAAACTGTACTACACCAAATGCAAAATATGACAACATGGAATCAACATACAGacaaaaagattgaaactttactACACCAAATGCAAAATATGACAAAATGGGATTTAACAAATAGacaaaaagattgaaactttactACACCAAATGCAAAATATGACAAAATGGGAATCAACACACAGAtaaaaagattgaaactttactGAAAGAGACACTTACAGAGTGGATCTTGGGATCAAGTTCATTAGCTGCTAAAAGTAGTTGTTTTGCAGCTTGAAGAGCAACTGAGAGATCAGAAAAGCAAGAAttgaatgaagaagatgaagaaccCAAAAGGGTATTTGAGTCTTTTAACTCATCAAACAAATGAGCCAAGAGTGTAACTCTTCTTGCTAAATCTGTACAATCTTTCTTGAATTTACCACAAAATCCAGCAGTTGAGATCTGTGACACCTCATGGAGTAGCCGGAGTGGGGTGGCAATAGGGTGGTCTCCGGCAACGGCGGTGGCTTCTCCGCCGGCCATTGTGGTTGTTTTTTGGTGGAGAAATGTCAGTACAAACACTAATGGGGAATAATGAGCTTGagttaaattgttagctattctttttcaattttttatttttttttaattttaactcgataccaaattttattttaaattaaaaatatataaaatatataaaaatgtttgttatattttatgtcaaaaaaggaaaaaatagtttttaaaattgcTATATCAACATTGATTTTGTCAACTTTATAGTaatatttattgaatatttaagaATATTACCATAGAAAAAGCCAGCTTCTATCAGCTGTCATTTTATACTAATTCTTGATGTTTTGTCTCTTAATAAAGAACATTTTTATTAGGTGTAAGATTTGATATTTGTAATTGATTATTACTCGTAacgttttaatttatgtgatattttttactttattaaaattaatttgactGATTTTTCAAGTTAACTTTACTTAGATAAATTTAATATTCAGATATCAAAAATTATGTTCATGTTAATATGATTATAAAATTATCTATCCAAATTTTCTTGTGTTACTTAATGTATTGTTTATGATTTATCGTTCACTAAATGCTCTTTTATATATGAAGTCTTATTTATTCGANTGGTTGTTTTTTGGTGGAGAAATGTCAGGACAAACACTAATGGGGAATAATGAAGCTCGagttaaattgttagctattctgtttcaatttttttatttttttaaattttaactcgacaccaaattttattataaattaaagatatataaaatatataaaaatatttgttatattttatgtcaaaaaaggaaaaaatagtttttaaaattgcTATATCAACATTGATTTTGTCAACTTTATAGTaatatttattgaatatttaagaATATTACCATAGAAAAAGCCAGCTTCTATCAGCTGTCATTTTATACTAATTCTTGATGTTTTGTCTCTTAATAAAGAGCATTTTTATTAGGTGTAAGATTTGATATTTGTAATTGATTATTACTCGTAacgttctaatttatgtgatatttttcactttattaaaattaatttgactGATTTTTCAAGTTAACTTTACTTAGATAAATTTAATATTCAGATATCAAAAATTATGTTCATGTTAATATGATTATAAAATTATCTATCCAAATTTTCTTGTGTTACTTAATGTATTGTTTATGATTTATCGTTCACCAAATGCTCTTTTATATATGAAGTTTTATTTATTCGATTTAATCATTCGGTATTTGTAATCCACTATATTATTAATCCAAATTGATATTGAGTAGATTCACAAAGGGAGGAAACAAATCCTTAGTCCTAACCAAGAAATTTCCTATATATTCTTAAAGGATAATTCGAAATGAGATACCTAGTTAATGTCAAGCAATTTTAACTATCCCACTATTTTTGCGAGtgatgtaaataaataataatatcacAAATTCTACTTAACGCATAGTTGAGTTGGTNNNNNNCCCCACCCCCACCACACACACAGTTGAGTTGTTAAGCAAACTGATGAGAAGTACTTTCTCCTATTAGATTATTACACTACTTACTGTgcgatattttttattttattaaaattattccTTACACACACTCGATATTTTACACTaagttaatttgttttatcatgatcttaattaattagatgGCGAAAGATGATGTGAatgtcaaaataaataaataaaacgatAATAAGATGGTACATATTATTGTGTAAAAGAACTTTCAACAtcataaactaaaattaaaataaatgatatattattatgCAGAAGAACTTTCAGCATCAGAAATTTCTACATCGAATCCTTTATTTCTTGATGAAAAAAATTCGAGATTTTTCTTATGAACATACTCTTGTATACGATAATTCATTGGATCGATTCCCATTTTTGtaagttttagttttaaatGGGAGTTCCAATAATTCTTCACTTCAATAGTACTATGCTCAGGTAATCTTTCTGCTATAAGTGACCACCTGAAATgtgaaaaaattaagaaattattgttattattattatttttatacaatagATGGAAATAGAGTCtaactaattttcaaaaaatatgaacttatattaaattcaaaacTTGTAAACTTGGACATGACCGATCAATAAATCAATATGGTACatgaaaaaattaagtaaatttattaatcaattatattatataagtcCGAGTTGGCTATATAAACCTGTCACCAAGGAGAGCATGAAACCTGATGATAAGATCATCTTCTTCCTTagaaaaaattatccttttagAGCAACAATTAGCCATACCtataaacacaaaataaatatattaaattgtgCGGTTATTtggttcaaaataaaattataatgttGAAATTATAACTATGATGGATAATCTCATCTTCTGTAtgataaataataaaacaagaaaaaaatataattagttaattaaaaaGTCTTAGATGTATTAACATTATTGGTGCTATACaattacaatttaaaacaaaatataaatgtacTTACTATCATCTTTAGACCAAGCTTCTTGTATTTTATCCTTGTTAGGATCATAGCAAGACTTGCTCATTTTTTCTTTAGTGACTATTTTTCTTGTAGATACTTTAAAGAAATAGTCCCTCTgtgtctcattttatatgaggtGTTTGATTGATTGTGTACGGaattaaagaaattttaaaaggtATTATTATATGCGTGAGATATAGGTAAAGAGTTGAAATTATCCTTTTAAATAAGTGGTTGTGAGAGATTCACTTGAGTTTtcataaactcaaaacaaaaatgtgtcaaatatatatagaaaagttGTGTGTACTAACAAAACTCATATTGATAGTACGTTGAGAAGATTAGCAAGCTATACATATAAGGTGTAGGACTATTCCTAATGTTGTGATGCTGcctgttaaaaaaaattggtatgaaTTTGGTTAATAGCAGTCTGTTCTCATCTATCGACAAAGAACAAGTTGCTTTCAAGCTCAAAccatttaaaacaaaattgcTACTTTTTTCTTGTTATTGATAGAGTGGTATTCTCCGTTCCTGTCAAATAAAGTAGAGGGGGAGAGAATCGGAAGagagaaggaaaaagagtaaaGAATTGACAAGTCTAATGGGGAAGAATAGCTAACACTCTGACTGCCTTCGATAGATGAAAAAAAACCAAGCGGTCTAACCTAACTCTTAGATCAAAGTGAATAATATAACACTATATTAAGAGTATCACTAGACTAGTTAACCCCAACaatcaatatcataattaatGACTTAACCAAACGAGTATGAAAATAGCACAATGATAATACAATGCTCAATTTACTACAATTTTGATACTAAAGGTTGCTTGAATATGCATATGCACAAGAATCCTTAATTATGTGAATGACAACAATGAATCTCAAAAATTGATCCATGGATCACATAAAACTTAATTCTAAAGAGAGATTGTAAAGGCTTACTAATATATAATCTCACATTAATAATTgaaagattataaaaaaaaaatacagatacaatattaaaatacatataattttttaaaaaaaatcatatcataGATATATATGTGATACAAAGAAGATAATAACATATTCTTACCATGAAGAGATTTTTCTGGTCTAGCCCAATAAAGTAAAATGGGACAAAGAGTGTAAATTTGGAATAGACGA
The DNA window shown above is from Solanum stenotomum isolate F172 chromosome 6, ASM1918654v1, whole genome shotgun sequence and carries:
- the LOC125869430 gene encoding myb-related protein Hv1-like; this encodes MSKSCYDPNKDKIQEAWSKDDSMANCCSKRIIFSKEEDDLIIRFHALLGDRWSLIAERLPEHSTIEVKNYWNSHLKLKLTKMGIDPMNYRIQEYVHKKNLEFFSSRNKGFDVEISDAESSSA